The following proteins come from a genomic window of Salvia hispanica cultivar TCC Black 2014 chromosome 4, UniMelb_Shisp_WGS_1.0, whole genome shotgun sequence:
- the LOC125219987 gene encoding naringenin,2-oxoglutarate 3-dioxygenase-like → MAEMKISPCEQAEAGSFHQNFMRDEEERPKVAHDQFSDEIPVISFAGIEKGEDAWRRIVAASEEWGIFQLVDHGVDLSVVERMRSLALDFFALPSKEKLRFDMSGGKKGGFIVSSHLQGEVVQDWREMVTYFSYPVAARDYSRWPDKPDGWREATEEYGRQVMDLGCKLLEILSQAMDLEKDALSKACIDMDQKIVVNFYPKCPRPDLTLGLKRHTDPGLITLLLQDQVGGLQATRDGGKTWITVRPIPGAFVVNLGDYGHYLSNGRFKNADHQVAVNSKSSRLSIATFLNPAPNAQVYPLKIGEGDKAVMEEPIAFMEMYKRKMSNDLRLARLKKLPNQNNLQEECLVEDNKDKSCKSLQQILA, encoded by the exons atggctgaaatgaaaatttctcCTTGTGAGCAAGCAGAAGCAGGCTCTTTCCACCAAAACTTCATGAGAGATGAAGAGGAGAGGCCTAAGGTGGCACACGACCAGTTCAGCGACGAGATTCCGGTGATATCGTTCGCTGGGATCGAGAAGGGGGAGGACGCGTGGAGGCGGATCGTGGCTGCGAGTGAGGAGTGGGGAATTTTTCAGTTGGTTGATCATGGTGTGGATTTGAGTGTGGTTGAAAGGATGAGGAGTTTAGCTCTTGACTTCTTTGCTTTGCCTTCCAAAGAGAAGCTTAGGTTTGATATGTCCGGTGGCAAGAAAGGTGGCTTCATCGTCTCGAGCCACCTTCAG GGAGAAGTCGTACAAGACTGGCGGGAAATGGTAACATATTTTTCGTATCCTGTGGCGGCGCGGGACTACTCAAGATGGCCGGACAAGCCGGACGGGTGGCGGGAGGCGACGGAGGAATACGGCCGGCAGGTGATGGATTTGGGATGCAAATTGCTGGAGATTTTGTCACAAGCAATGGATCTTGAAAAGGATGCACTCTCAAAAGCATGCATTGATATGGATCAGAAAATAGTTGTCAATTTCTACCCAAAATGCCCTCGCCCGGATCTCACATTGGGTTTGAAGCGGCATACGGATCCGGGTTTGATAACTCTACTGCTCCAAGATCAAGTGGGCGGGCTCCAAGCAACCCGGGATGGCGGCAAGACATGGATCACGGTCCGACCCATCCCGGGTGCTTTTGTTGTCAACCTTGGTGACTATGGTCAT tacttgAGCAATGGGAGGTTCAAGAATGCGGATCACCAAGTAGCCGTGAACTCAAAAAGCAGCAGATTATCGATAGCAACATTCTTGAACCCGGCCCCAAACGCGCAGGTTTATCCATTGAAGATCGGAGAAGGTGACAAGGCAGTGATGGAAGAGCCCATCGCGTTCATGGAGATGTACAAGAGGAAGATGAGCAACGATCTTCGCCTCGCTCGACTTAAGAAGCTTCCCAACCAGAATAATTTGCAGGAGGAGTGTTTGGTTGAGGATAATAAGGATAAGTCCTGCAAAAGTCTTCAACAGATTCTTGCTTGA
- the LOC125219988 gene encoding probable DNA double-strand break repair Rad50 ATPase translates to MGKRISPKKASGREKKWDKIFNALVKLTQNLQGERQSLAERVQFLREYIYKMKMEQKVNSSKAEFALGLKERESVIFKHRYENAENDVADLKEWLDYLVRKCSGPTDASIDIRCESSRNKALHEEVRKLKNELERSKVDRSSEISALLAEKNFIWNQYKQMETSLTEKIRKERDEAKNANEKVQMLVSRADELQISNERLKANIATVESESNKKNEEIAKLMKEIETLKARSGSASTSLRPCRAGSASSSGRGKKSSTTRASTIKVKKESDSSQTTEKGSRKLKRKAIDVIEIPDTPKLFTSSFKVPKLKK, encoded by the exons ATGGGGAAGCGCATATCCCCCAAGAAAGCTTCCGGCCGCgaaaaaaaatgggacaagATTTTCAACGCTCTGGTCAAATTGACCCAAAATCTGCAGGGCGAGAGGCAGAGTCTCGCAGAAAGAGTTCAATTTTTGCGCGAATATATTTATAAG ATGAAAATGGAGCAGAAGGTTAATTCTTCGAAGGCGGAATTCGCTCTCGGTTTGAAGGAACGGGAATCTGTCATTTTTAAGCATAGATATG AGAATGCTGAGAATGATGTGGCTGACTTAAAAGAATGGCTTGACTATCTTGTGCGGAAGTGTTCAGGGCCTACT GACGCATCAATTGATATTAGATGTGAAAGCTCGCGAAACAAGGCACTTCACGAAGAGGTGAGGAAGCTGAAAAATGAACTTGAGAGATctaaagtggatagaagctcCGAGATTTCGGCTCTCTTGGCAGAGAAGAATTTCATATGGAACCAGTACAAACAAATGGAGACCAGCCTCactgaaaaaataagaaaggagCGCGATGAAGCTAAAAATGCAAATGAAAAGGTTCAGATGCTTGTGAGCAGGGCAGATGAGttacaaatttcaaatgaaAGGTTAAAGGCTAATATCGCTACGGTGGAATctgaatcaaataaaaagaatgagGAGATTGCCAAACTTATGAAGGAAATTGAAACCTTAAAAGCCAGATCAGGGTCCGCTTCAACGTCACTGCGTCCCTGTAGGGCTGGTTCTGCATCATCTTCCGGGAGAGGCAAGAAAAGTAGCACCACTCGTGCAAGCActataaaagtgaagaaagaaTCAGATTCTTCACAAACCACCGAGAAG GGCAGCagaaaattgaagagaaaagCCATTGATGTCATCGAAATCCCCGATACTCCAAAGCTGTTCACTTCTTCCTTTAAAGTCCCCAAATTAAAGAAGTAA
- the LOC125221491 gene encoding uncharacterized protein LOC125221491: MGWFVRERRSVSWKDRTLDSVAAPPLPLVVFLGLFIMLLFFATYSDCKERIERSKMGLRLGLFLVPVVGTVVVANLMMLRRSWWRYALGGAPPMQRAAAEGSSPWGLLAVVGVLLVMVHYQSSFQSWFRSF, encoded by the coding sequence atgggctGGTTTGTGCGAGAGAGAAGAAGTGTGAGCTGGAAAGACCGAACACTGGACTCGGTGGCGGCGCCGCCGCTGCCTCTGGTGGTTTTTCTTGGGCTGTTTATCATGCTGTTGTTTTTTGCTACTTATTCGGATTGTAAGGAGAGGATTGAGAGGAGCAAAATGGGGTTGAGGCTCGGGTTGTTCTTGGTGCCGGTGGTGGGCACGGTTGTGGTGGCGAATCTCATGATGCTCCGCCGCAGCTGGTGGCGCTACGCCTTGGGAGGGGCGCCGCCGATGCAgcgggcggcggcggagggaaGCTCGCCGTGGGGATTGTTGGCGGTGGTTGGGGTGTTGCTTGTCATGGTTCATTACCAGTCCTCTTTTCAGTCTTGGTTTAGGTCATTTTAG
- the LOC125219989 gene encoding rRNA biogenesis protein RRP36-like isoform X2, with the protein MGGDDSKKVKKEEIDDDDESLASAFTNRRKKSLNSTNAAAAAAKLNKLKKEESDEDFEDSKPSKKIEPKKKRKKEEEAKKGSKNGESNKDVKKREKKVFDLPGQKRDPPEEREPLRIFYETLHKQVPASEMAAIWMMECGLLPKEEAKKVFDRKQKKAQQQKLSSPMKTVVTVKKKAEGVTVTKKSSSTRVSTTQKKTPGTNPKQQSRKPKSKEDSDDEDSDEYFLSTIKKQRA; encoded by the exons ATGGGCGGAGATGATTCGaaaaaagtgaagaaagaagaaatcgacgacgacgacgagaGCTTAGCGTCGGCATTCACTAACCGCAGGAAGAAATCGCTCAACAGCACCaatgccgccgccgccgccgccaagCTCAATAAACTGAAGAAAGAGGAAAGCGATGAAGATTTCGAAGACAGCAAACcttccaaaaaaattgaacctAAG aagaagaggaagaaggaggaggaggcgaaGAAGGGAAGCAAAAATGGGGAGAGTAATAAGGAtgtgaagaagagagagaagaaagtgTTCGATTTGCCTGGTCAAAAGAGGGATCCACCTGAGGAA AGAGAGCCATTGAGAATTTTCTATGAGACACTGCACAAGCAAGTTCCAGCTAGTGAGATGGCTGCAATTTG GATGATGGAGTGCGGTTTGCTTCCTAAGGAGGAAGCAAAGAAGGTCTTCGACAGAAAACAGAAGAAGGCACAGCAGCAGAAGCTCAGTTCACCAATGAAAACCGTTGTCACTGTCAAGAAGAAAGCTGAAGGTGTTACTGTTACCAAGAAATCATCGAGCACCCGAGTTTCGACCACCCAGAAGAAGACACCAGGTACGAATCCTAAGCAGCAGTCGAGGAAACCAAAGAGCAAGGAGGACTCTGATGATGAAGACTCGgatgagtattttttaagtactataaagaaacaaagagCATAG
- the LOC125219986 gene encoding tubulin beta chain-like has protein sequence MREILHIQGGQCGNQIGSKFWEVICDEHGVDPTGRYKGDGSESDTQLERINVYFNEASGGRYVPRAVLMDLEPGTMDSIRSGPYGQIFRPDNFVFGQSGAGNNWAKGHYTEGAELIDSVLDVVRKEAENCDCLQGFQVCHSLGGGTGSGMGTLLISKIREEYPDRMMLTFSVFPSPKVSDTVVEPYNATLSVHQLVENADECMVLDNEALYDICFRTLKLSTPSFGDLNHLISATMSGVTCCLRFPGQLNSDLRKLAVNLIPFPRLHFFMVGFAPLTSRGSQHYISLTVPELTQQMWDSKNMMCAADPRHGRYLTASAMFRGKMSTKEVDEQMLNVQNKNSSYFVEWIPNNVKSSVCDIPPTGLKMSSTFVGNSTSIQEMFRRVSEQFTAMFRRKAFLHWYTGEGMDEMEFTEAESNMNDLVAEYQQYQDATADEEEDYEEDGAEGEYED, from the exons ATGAGAGAAATCCTGCACATCCAGGGCGGCCAATGCGGGAACCAGATCGGCTCCAAATTCTGGGAGGTGATCTGCGACGAGCACGGCGTCGATCCTACCGGCAGGTACAAGGGCGACGGCTCCGAATCCGACACTCAGCTGGAGCGGATCAACGTCTATTTCAACGAGGCTTCCGGCGGGAGGTACGTGCCGCGCGCCGTCCTCATGGATCTGGAGCCTGGCACCATGGATTCCATCAGATCCGGGCCCTACGGCCAGATCTTCCGCCCCGACAATTTCGTCTTCGGCCAGTCCGGAGCCGGAAACAATTGGGCGAAGGGGCACTACACTGAGGGCGCTGAGCTCATCGACTCCGTCCTCGATGTTGTCAGGAAGGAGGCCGAGAACTGCGACTGCTTGCAAG GATTTCAGGTTTGTCACTCACTTGGAGGAGGCACAGGCTCTGGCATGGGTACTCTCTTGATTTCAAAGATCAGAGAGGAATATCCTGACAGGATGATGCTTACGTTCTCTGTTTTCCCTTCACCAAAGGTCTCTGACACTGTTGTTGAACCGTATAATGCTACTCTCTCAGTGCACCAGTTAGTGGAGAATGCAGATGAATGCATGGTCCTTGATAACGAGGCTCTCTATGATATCTGTTTCAGGACTTTGAAGCTCAGCACACCAAGCT TTGGTGATTTGAACCATTTGATCTCTGCAACTATGAGTGGTGTGACATGTTGTTTGAGATTCCCTGGTCAGCTGAACTCTGATCTCAGGAAACTGGCAGTGAATTTGATTCCATTCCCACGTCTCCACTTCTTCATGGTTGGCTTTGCTCCACTCACCTCCCGTGGATCACAGCATTACATATCTTTAACCGTCCCCGAGCTAACGCAACAAATGTGGGACTCCAAGAATATGATGTGTGCTGCTGATCCCCGCCACGGGCGCTACCTAACAGCCTCTGCCATGTTCCGGGGTAAAATGAGCACCAAAGAGGTGGACGAACAGATGCTCAATGTTCAGAACAAGAACTCATCATACTTTGTTGAGTGGATCCCAAACAACGTCAAGTCCAGCGTGTGTGACATTCCACCCACAGGACTGAAGATGTCGTCCACATTCGTTGGCAACTCAACGTCAATCCAGGAGATGTTCCGCAGGGTGAGTGAGCAGTTCACTGCCATGTTTAGGCGCAAGGCTTTCTTGCATTGGTACACCGGGGAAGGAATGGACGAGATGGAGTTCACTGAAGCAGAGAGTAACATGAACGACCTGGTGGCCGAGTACCAGCAATATCAAGATGCGACTGCtgacgaagaagaagactaTGAAGAAGACGGTGCTGAAGGGGAGTACGAGGATTAA
- the LOC125223046 gene encoding probable alkaline/neutral invertase B: MSPVVDGNGNGKHNESSSSIFEIGESDLSRLLERPKAVNIERKRSFDERSISELSISSPPRQFYKNSENSSRVFDNFGSIHSPGRSGVSTPRSFYCMETHPIVAEAWEALQRSIVHFREQPVGTLAALDNSTEELNYDQVFVRDFVPSALAFLMNGEPEIVKNFLLKTLRLQSWEKKVDNFTLGAGVMPASFKVLHDPVRNNETIIADFGECAIGRVAPVDSGFWWIILLRAYTKSTGDNTLAEMPEFQRGIKLILALCLSEGYDTFPTLLCADGCSMIDRRMGVYGYPIEIQALFFMALRCALHLLKNDEEGKDFSDRVVKRLHALSYHMRSYFWLDIKQLNDIYRYKTEEYSHTAVNKFNVMPDSLPDWVFDFMPTRGGYFIGNVSPARMDFRWFCLGNCVAILSSLATPEQASAIMDLIESRWDELVGEMPLKICYPSMETHEWRIVTGCDPKNTSWSYHNGGSWPVLLWLLTAACIKSGRPQLARRAIELVEARLSKDHWPEYYDGKLGRYMGKQARKYQTWSIAGYLVAKMMLEDPSHLGMISLEEDKQMKPHIKRSASWMC; encoded by the exons ATGTCTCCGGTTGTTGATGGCAATGGGAACGGGAAGCATAACGAATCGAGCTCCTCGATTTTTGAGATTGGGGAGTCGGATTTGTCCAGATTGTTGGAGAGGCCGAAGGCTGTGAACATAGAGAGGAAGAGGTCGTTTGACGAGAGGTCGATCAGTGAGCTCTCGATCTCATCCCCGCCCCGCCAGTTCTACAAGAACAGTGAGAACTCGTCTCGTGTCTTTGACAACTTCGGGAGCATCCATTCCCCGGGGAGGTCTGGTGTGAGCACTCCTAGGTCGTTCTATTGTATGGAGACGCATCCGATTGTGGCTGAGGCGTGGGAGGCCTTGCAGCGGTCCATAGTCCACTTCCGGGAGCAGCCTGTGGGGACTTTGGCCGCCTTGGATAATTCGACTGAAGAGCTGAATTATGATCAG GTGTTTGTGAGGGATTTTGTTCCTAGTGCTCTAGCCTTCTTGATGAATGGCGAACCTGAAATCGTCAAAAACTTTCTTCTGAAAACGTTGCGCCTCCAATCATGGGAGAAGAAGGTGGACAATTTCACTCTAGGGGCTGGGGTGATGCCCGCGAGTTTCAAGGTACTTCATGATCCTGTGAGGAACAACGAGACGATCATTGCTGATTTTGGCGAATGTGCTATTGGTAGAGTGGCTCCGGTTGATTCTGGTTTTTGGTGGATCATTCTGCTACGGGCGTATACAAAGTCCACCGGTGACAACACTTTGGCCGAGATGCCTGAATTCCAAAGAGGCATCAAGTTAATTCTGGCCTTATGCCTGTCTGAAGGCTATGATACTTTCCCAACCCTTTTGTGTGCTGATGGATGTAGTATGATTGATCGTCGGATG GGTGTCTATGGTTATCCGATAGAGATACAGGCGTTATTCTTCATGGCCTTGAGGTGTGCTTTGCATCTACTTAAGAACGACGAGGAAGGCAAAGATTTCTCCGATAGAGTGGTTAAGCGCCTTCACGCGCTTAGCTATCACATGAGAAGCTACTTTTGGCTGGACATCAAGCAGCTCAACGACATCTACCGTTACAAGACTGAGGAGTATTCGCACACTGCAGTGAACAAGTTCAATGTGATGCCCGATTCCCTCCCAGATTGGGTGTTTGATTTCATGCCAACTCGTGGAGGCTACTTCATCGGGAATGTGAGCCCCGCGAGGATGGATTTCCGTTGGTTCTGCTTGGGCAACTGCGTGGCCATTTTGTCATCCCTGGCAACTCCCGAGCAAGCTTCAGCTATAATGGACCTCATTGAATCACGTTGGGACGAGCTCGTTGGGGAGATGCCGTTGAAGATATGCTATCCGTCCATGGAAACCCACGAATGGAGAATCGTAACCGGCTGCGATCCGAAGAACACTAGCTGGAGTTACCACAATGGAGGCTCTTGGCCAG TCCTTCTATGGCTCCTGACAGCGGCGTGCATCAAGTCCGGGCGCCCCCAGCTAGCGAGACGCGCCATCGAGCTTGTGGAGGCGCGTCTGTCGAAAGACCACTGGCCGGAGTACTATGACGGGAAGCTGGGGCGTTACATGGGGAAGCAGGCGCGCAAGTACCAGACGTGGTCGATCGCGGGCTATTTGGTGGCGAAAATGATGCTGGAGGATCCTTCCCATTTGGGAATGATCTCACTTGAAGAAGACAAGCAGATGAAGCCTCATATCAAGAGATCTGCATCTTGGATGTGTTGA
- the LOC125219989 gene encoding triadin-like isoform X1 → MGGDDSKKVKKEEIDDDDESLASAFTNRRKKSLNSTNAAAAAAKLNKLKKEESDEDFEDSKPSKKIEPKGQKKRKKEEEAKKGSKNGESNKDVKKREKKVFDLPGQKRDPPEEREPLRIFYETLHKQVPASEMAAIWMMECGLLPKEEAKKVFDRKQKKAQQQKLSSPMKTVVTVKKKAEGVTVTKKSSSTRVSTTQKKTPGTNPKQQSRKPKSKEDSDDEDSDEYFLSTIKKQRA, encoded by the exons ATGGGCGGAGATGATTCGaaaaaagtgaagaaagaagaaatcgacgacgacgacgagaGCTTAGCGTCGGCATTCACTAACCGCAGGAAGAAATCGCTCAACAGCACCaatgccgccgccgccgccgccaagCTCAATAAACTGAAGAAAGAGGAAAGCGATGAAGATTTCGAAGACAGCAAACcttccaaaaaaattgaacctAAG GGgcagaagaagaggaagaaggaggaggaggcgaaGAAGGGAAGCAAAAATGGGGAGAGTAATAAGGAtgtgaagaagagagagaagaaagtgTTCGATTTGCCTGGTCAAAAGAGGGATCCACCTGAGGAA AGAGAGCCATTGAGAATTTTCTATGAGACACTGCACAAGCAAGTTCCAGCTAGTGAGATGGCTGCAATTTG GATGATGGAGTGCGGTTTGCTTCCTAAGGAGGAAGCAAAGAAGGTCTTCGACAGAAAACAGAAGAAGGCACAGCAGCAGAAGCTCAGTTCACCAATGAAAACCGTTGTCACTGTCAAGAAGAAAGCTGAAGGTGTTACTGTTACCAAGAAATCATCGAGCACCCGAGTTTCGACCACCCAGAAGAAGACACCAGGTACGAATCCTAAGCAGCAGTCGAGGAAACCAAAGAGCAAGGAGGACTCTGATGATGAAGACTCGgatgagtattttttaagtactataaagaaacaaagagCATAG